GACCGACGCGATAACGACCGCACATGCGATCGGGAAGAGGAAGCGAGCATAACGGCGCGGCATCGGGAACCACCCGATGAAGAACGGGTCGCGTTCGGGTTCAGTTCGTGACACGGTACTCCTCCTCGATCCTTGCGGGTTCGACGTGCGTTCCGGGCGGAAGTGGGTCCGGGTCGATCAGCACGCGCCTATCGCGCACCGCTACGCGATAAGTTGCGATCTTCTCCTGGAACGGTGGGGGCGAGCACCCGTCATCGGGGCGGTACTCCCACCCGTGCCAGGGGCACGTGATGCACCCGTCCACGACCCTCCCCTCACCGAGTGGCCCGCGCTGGTGGGCGCACACGTTCGTCACCGCCGAGATCCCGCCCGCGTGCCGAAACACGGCCACGCGCTCGTGACCGGGGAGGCACACCACTTTGGCCCGGTCTTGGGGGATCTCGTCGACAGAGCCGGCGTCGACCCATCCGATCGGGAGCTGGACGCGATCCGTTTTTGGGAGGGGGCGCTCGTCGCACCGGCGCTCGTGCCGCCCGGTCGCGAGGTGCAACCCGGCGAGCGCGACGAACCCGGTGCCCACGACGACCGGATACACCAGACTCGATTCGCTCCGCAGGGCGCCGAAAAGCACGTGGGCGACGAGCAGTGCGTAGGCGAGGTACACGGATAGGTGCAACCACTTCCACGCACTTCCGCCGAGGGTCTTCTGCCAGAAATCGTGACTCGTCGCCGCCATGACGAACAGGATCGCGAGCGCCCCGGCGCCGAGCCACTCAAAAGGAACCGGTCCCGGCACAGAGAAGAGGGACACGAGTGGGTTGCGCGCACCGAATCCGTGGTAGTAGCTGGTGGTGACGATCGCGTGCGCCAGCCCGACGAGGAACGTCGCGACACCGAGATGTCGGCGGTTGTACACGAGCGGCAGGAATCGCTCATCGATTCGAGCGAGGGGGCCGAGCGCGAGTGCCACGTGCAGCATGACGAGCGCACACGTCCCGAGCGCGCGAGCGAGGAGCACCGGGAAGCTGATCGCGTTCTCGCCGGTCCAGGCCGCGCGGCCCACTGTAACAAAGACGGCCAGGTACAAGGTGATCCCAACTACTACGAACGCATCGTAGACCTTCTTGTTCCGGTTCCACTTCACCGGCACGTATTTCGTACTCACGGCTCACCTCGCACCTGAAGCATGAACCAGATGGCAAACGCGGAGCCGACGGACGCCGTCACCGCGACCCAGGCCCACACGTGTGCCCGCCGATGGAACCGGGTCATGACGCTCCTCCATTCGCCCGCGCCCACTTCACTGCGAGTACGGGCCACAGTGCCGCGCTGCCCGGGAAGATGAGCGCGCGAAACCTCCAGGACGTTCCGCGCGCCGCGGGGTCGAGTCGCCCCACTCCGACCGTTATGAACGCGACCGCGAAGGCCGAGCCCGCGAGCGCGTATGCCGCAATCACAGAGAGAAAGAGTTCCGGACCACTCACGGGATTACTCCGGTGCGTACACGGTTCGGCCGCCGTCCACCGGCAGGCACGCGCCCGTCACGAAGTCGTTGTCCAGGAACGACAGCACGGCCTGGGCAATGTTGCTGGGACTGCCCTCGCGCTTCACAAGCGTCGCGTTGATCGCTTGTTGCTTCTCCGCTTCGGGTAGGTCGGGCGGTAGCATCACCGGGCCGGGCAGGATCGCGTTCACGCGCACGCGCGGGTTGCGCAAAGCCAGTTCTACCGCGAGGCAGCGCGTCGTTGCGGTAACCGCGCCCTTACTCGGGAAGTACGCGGCGTACCCCGGGTAAGGCCGCACCTCGGCCCAGTCGCCGATGTTCACGATCGCGCCCCCTTCGGGCTGTTGAGCCATTGCCAGCCCGACCTGTTGGCACGTCAGGAACGTGCCGAGGGCGTTCGTATCGAAGTGGAACCGCACGTCCGCGGCGGTCACCTCCTCGAGCGGCTTCGGCTTCCACACTGCGGCACAGTTCACCAGCGCATCGATGCGCCCGAAGTGGCCGAGAACGTCACGGACCATCGCGCGAACGGCCCTTTCGTCGGTAAGGTCCGCGGGGAACGCCGCGGCCTCGCCCCCCGCGCTCCGGAGCGCGGCCACCGTGTCGCTCGCTTCGGCCGCGGAGGTCCGGTAGTGAACGGCAATCGCGTATCCTCGGCGCGCGAGC
This region of Gemmata massiliana genomic DNA includes:
- a CDS encoding Rieske 2Fe-2S domain-containing protein; protein product: MSTKYVPVKWNRNKKVYDAFVVVGITLYLAVFVTVGRAAWTGENAISFPVLLARALGTCALVMLHVALALGPLARIDERFLPLVYNRRHLGVATFLVGLAHAIVTTSYYHGFGARNPLVSLFSVPGPVPFEWLGAGALAILFVMAATSHDFWQKTLGGSAWKWLHLSVYLAYALLVAHVLFGALRSESSLVYPVVVGTGFVALAGLHLATGRHERRCDERPLPKTDRVQLPIGWVDAGSVDEIPQDRAKVVCLPGHERVAVFRHAGGISAVTNVCAHQRGPLGEGRVVDGCITCPWHGWEYRPDDGCSPPPFQEKIATYRVAVRDRRVLIDPDPLPPGTHVEPARIEEEYRVTN
- a CDS encoding SDR family NAD(P)-dependent oxidoreductase, whose protein sequence is MQPKRVALVTGSGAKRVGSVVAGALARRGYAIAVHYRTSAAEASDTVAALRSAGGEAAAFPADLTDERAVRAMVRDVLGHFGRIDALVNCAAVWKPKPLEEVTAADVRFHFDTNALGTFLTCQQVGLAMAQQPEGGAIVNIGDWAEVRPYPGYAAYFPSKGAVTATTRCLAVELALRNPRVRVNAILPGPVMLPPDLPEAEKQQAINATLVKREGSPSNIAQAVLSFLDNDFVTGACLPVDGGRTVYAPE